One region of Halomicrobium sp. LC1Hm genomic DNA includes:
- a CDS encoding ABC transporter permease, producing MSWQAVARKDFQDASRSYLLWGLTIGFIALVSLAAAVLGWVQRDPTSTDILGLLHMLFQYIVPLIAIAISFGAIVNERDSGSLKILLSLPHSRTDVILGKALGRTAAFVVPLVLGMLVPAVALLVVGVEFEAAKYFGYLLLATLFGVAFVSVATGMSATFESRFRILLSVFGFYFLFNILWRAINTASFVIVLRLSGQWPSWMPLTVQETLRVFQLLSPTGDFQILRQALMNDVLFASEVGEGLPDFRLQLGAMAMLLVWITLPILIGILRFEDADL from the coding sequence ATGAGCTGGCAGGCCGTCGCGCGCAAGGACTTCCAGGACGCCTCCCGCTCCTACCTCCTGTGGGGGCTGACGATCGGGTTCATCGCGCTGGTCTCGCTGGCGGCGGCGGTGCTCGGGTGGGTCCAGCGGGATCCCACCTCCACGGACATCCTGGGGCTCCTCCACATGCTGTTCCAGTACATCGTCCCGCTGATCGCGATCGCGATCTCGTTCGGGGCGATCGTCAACGAACGCGACTCCGGGTCGCTGAAGATTCTGTTGTCGCTGCCTCACTCCCGGACGGACGTGATCCTGGGGAAGGCGCTGGGCCGGACAGCCGCGTTCGTCGTCCCGCTCGTGCTGGGGATGCTCGTGCCAGCGGTGGCGCTGCTGGTCGTCGGCGTCGAGTTCGAGGCCGCGAAGTACTTCGGCTACCTCCTACTGGCGACGCTGTTCGGCGTCGCGTTCGTCTCCGTCGCGACGGGGATGTCCGCGACCTTCGAGTCACGGTTCCGCATACTGCTCTCGGTCTTTGGCTTCTACTTCCTGTTCAACATCCTCTGGCGGGCGATCAACACTGCGTCGTTCGTCATCGTCCTCAGACTTAGCGGCCAGTGGCCCAGCTGGATGCCCCTGACAGTCCAGGAGACCCTGCGCGTGTTCCAGTTGCTCAGCCCGACCGGCGACTTCCAGATCCTCCGACAGGCACTGATGAACGACGTGCTGTTCGCCTCCGAAGTCGGCGAGGGGCTCCCGGACTTCCGGCTCCAGCTGGGCGCGATGGCGATGTTGCTCGTCTGGATCACGCTGCCGATCCTGATCGGTATCCTCCGGTTCGAAGACGCCGACCTGTAG
- a CDS encoding ABC transporter ATP-binding protein, producing MAAIELDGVTKRFDGVTALQEVDLTVEEGEIFGFLGPNGAGKSTSINILLDFVRPTEGRAEVLGYDSYEDSTRIRERTGVLPEGYDVYDRLTGLQHLEFAIESKDADDDPHALLDRVGLSEEDAKRKAGGYSKGMSQRLVLAMALVGEPDLLILDEPSSGLDPNGARMMQEIVREENERGATVFFSSHILGQVEAVCDTVGILREGELVAKDTIEGLREAYDTGLTLTVTVGGTASQIDDGVAAVRALDAVSDVRADSDAITVTCEGDQKMAVLNALEDAEVSVEDFETEEASLDDVFSSYTERQEAEA from the coding sequence ATGGCTGCAATAGAACTGGACGGAGTAACGAAGCGGTTCGACGGCGTGACCGCGCTACAGGAGGTGGATCTCACCGTCGAAGAGGGTGAGATCTTCGGCTTCCTCGGCCCCAACGGCGCTGGGAAGTCGACGAGCATCAACATCCTGCTGGACTTCGTCCGGCCCACGGAGGGTCGCGCGGAGGTGCTGGGATACGACTCCTACGAGGACTCCACGCGGATCCGCGAACGGACCGGCGTCCTGCCGGAGGGGTACGACGTGTACGACCGCCTGACCGGGCTCCAGCACCTGGAGTTCGCGATCGAGTCGAAAGACGCCGACGACGACCCGCACGCACTTCTGGATCGGGTCGGCCTCAGCGAGGAAGATGCAAAGCGCAAGGCGGGGGGGTACTCCAAGGGGATGTCCCAGCGGCTCGTGCTGGCGATGGCGCTGGTCGGCGAGCCCGACCTGTTGATCCTCGACGAGCCCTCCTCCGGGCTCGACCCCAACGGCGCGCGGATGATGCAGGAGATCGTCCGCGAGGAGAACGAACGCGGCGCGACCGTCTTCTTCTCCTCGCACATCCTCGGGCAGGTCGAGGCCGTCTGTGACACTGTCGGGATCCTCAGAGAGGGCGAACTGGTCGCCAAAGACACCATCGAGGGGCTGCGCGAGGCCTACGACACCGGCCTCACGCTGACGGTCACCGTCGGCGGGACCGCGAGCCAGATCGACGACGGTGTGGCTGCCGTCCGGGCACTGGACGCCGTCTCCGACGTGCGTGCCGACAGCGACGCCATCACGGTCACCTGCGAGGGCGACCAGAAGATGGCGGTCCTGAACGCGCTGGAAGACGCCGAGGTCAGCGTCGAGGACTTCGAGACCGAGGAGGCGTCGCTCGACGACGTGTTCAGCTCCTACACCGAGCGCCAGGAGGCAGAAGCATGA